The following proteins come from a genomic window of Sinorhizobium fredii NGR234:
- a CDS encoding GNAT family N-acetyltransferase, which yields MQTETVTIAPFEAHHLDGALALSRAAGWAHRREDWKMIWSISEGRVALAGDRVVGTALMTPFSSTCSAINMIIVDESQRGQGLGRQLTTAVIELAGDRECRLTATSDGLPLYEKLGFVATHEILRHQGVVGRVDTPENVGWIAPDDALSAIKALDRTAFGADRGPLHDALAKEGPFAVVRNGDNIVAFAATRPFGIGEVVGPVVAENAEQARDLIAFILSSKEGRFVRIDIPEQSGLSSLLEGWGLPHDGGVVAMARGATGVPQTPEVRTFVLASQALG from the coding sequence ATGCAAACGGAAACGGTCACTATCGCGCCTTTCGAGGCTCACCATCTGGATGGTGCACTGGCGCTGTCGCGGGCAGCGGGCTGGGCGCACAGGAGAGAAGACTGGAAAATGATTTGGTCGATAAGCGAGGGACGCGTTGCGCTCGCGGGTGACCGTGTGGTGGGCACGGCGCTGATGACCCCCTTCAGCAGCACCTGTTCAGCCATCAACATGATTATTGTCGACGAAAGCCAGCGTGGCCAGGGACTGGGACGACAATTGACCACCGCCGTGATCGAACTCGCCGGGGATCGGGAATGCCGTTTGACGGCGACGAGTGACGGCTTACCTCTTTACGAGAAGCTGGGGTTCGTTGCGACGCATGAAATCCTTCGCCATCAGGGTGTTGTGGGTCGGGTCGATACACCTGAAAATGTCGGATGGATCGCGCCCGACGACGCCCTGTCGGCAATCAAAGCGCTCGATCGTACGGCCTTTGGCGCCGATCGGGGCCCCCTCCACGATGCGCTGGCGAAGGAGGGACCGTTCGCCGTTGTCCGCAACGGTGACAATATCGTCGCCTTCGCGGCCACGCGGCCTTTCGGGATCGGCGAAGTCGTCGGGCCGGTCGTGGCAGAGAACGCCGAACAGGCGCGGGATTTGATCGCCTTCATCCTCTCCAGTAAGGAAGGCCGTTTCGTGCGCATCGACATCCCTGAACAGAGCGGCCTTTCGTCCTTGCTCGAAGGTTGGGGGCTGCCTCACGATGGCGGCGTGGTTGCGATGGCTCGAGGCGCTACCGGCGTGCCGCAAACGCCGGAGGTCCGAACTTTCGTCCTGGCCAGCCAGGCTCTTGGCTGA
- a CDS encoding cupin domain-containing protein, whose product MSLLKTIDPNPSFEPKHRTAEPDRLIAGSPAFKTWLQDTAKEGRVNTGVFEATPGETHSIKGETFEFCHIVHGVIELTEKGKEPVIYRAGDSFVMKPGYVGVWKTIETVRKIFVTVT is encoded by the coding sequence ATGTCACTACTGAAAACCATCGACCCGAATCCATCGTTTGAACCAAAGCATAGGACTGCCGAGCCGGATCGCCTGATCGCCGGCAGCCCCGCTTTCAAGACCTGGTTGCAGGACACCGCCAAGGAGGGCAGAGTCAATACCGGTGTTTTCGAGGCGACCCCGGGCGAGACGCACTCCATCAAAGGCGAAACGTTTGAGTTCTGCCATATTGTCCATGGCGTGATCGAATTGACCGAGAAGGGTAAGGAGCCGGTCATTTATCGCGCGGGCGACAGTTTTGTCATGAAACCCGGCTATGTCGGAGTCTGGAAAACGATCGAGACGGTGCGGAAAATCTTCGTCACAGTCACCTGA
- a CDS encoding NAD(P)/FAD-dependent oxidoreductase: MSPIVKRIQNDPKLPAQADVVVIGGGIVGATAAFFLAERGLSVALVEKGHVGCEQSSRNFGWCRRQMRDARELPLSGIALQAWDEFAAKIGDDVGFRRCGLLYATDNPKQLAEWEAWRETARPFNVNTKMLSAREAAAAIPAKGRQWLGGVHSINDGKAEPAIAAPTIANGARKFGATIHQECAARGLDMVNGAVAGVITEKGTIRTQAVLCAGGAWTSMFCHQYGVLFPQASVRQTALRTRPTTDLGEAIYTPECALTRRLDGSYTLAISGRATLDITPQGLRYARSFMPMFMKRLKAVQIGINGSFFRGPEAFASWNSDTTSPFERMRVLDPAPSRRTIAAILKGVTNQFPALTGIEVADSWGGYVDCTPDAVPVISQADGVKGLYLAAGGSGHGFGLGPGIGRLAADLVANDTPCVDPAPFRLSRFFDGSRIKVGGI; the protein is encoded by the coding sequence ATGTCTCCAATCGTCAAACGCATACAGAACGATCCAAAGCTTCCCGCCCAGGCGGATGTCGTCGTCATCGGCGGCGGCATCGTCGGTGCAACGGCAGCTTTCTTTCTCGCAGAGCGGGGGCTGTCCGTCGCTCTGGTCGAAAAAGGCCATGTCGGCTGCGAGCAGTCGAGCCGCAACTTTGGTTGGTGCCGGCGGCAGATGCGGGATGCGCGCGAGTTGCCGCTCTCAGGCATCGCGTTGCAAGCTTGGGATGAGTTCGCGGCGAAGATCGGTGACGACGTCGGCTTCCGCCGATGCGGTCTGCTTTACGCCACGGACAATCCGAAGCAGCTGGCGGAATGGGAAGCATGGCGTGAGACGGCCCGCCCGTTCAACGTCAATACGAAGATGCTGAGCGCCAGGGAAGCGGCTGCCGCAATTCCGGCGAAAGGCCGCCAATGGCTTGGCGGGGTCCATTCGATCAATGACGGCAAGGCCGAGCCCGCGATCGCCGCGCCGACGATCGCGAACGGCGCTCGCAAATTTGGGGCGACGATCCACCAGGAATGCGCTGCCCGAGGCCTCGATATGGTCAATGGAGCGGTGGCGGGGGTTATCACGGAAAAGGGGACCATCCGGACGCAAGCCGTTCTTTGCGCCGGTGGTGCCTGGACGTCGATGTTTTGTCACCAGTACGGAGTCCTGTTCCCGCAGGCGAGCGTGCGCCAGACGGCGCTGCGTACCCGACCCACAACGGACCTGGGTGAGGCGATCTATACGCCGGAGTGCGCGTTGACCCGCCGGTTGGATGGCAGCTACACGCTTGCGATCAGCGGCAGGGCTACATTGGATATCACTCCACAAGGCCTTCGCTACGCCCGCTCGTTCATGCCGATGTTCATGAAGCGTCTGAAAGCGGTGCAAATAGGCATCAACGGGTCCTTCTTTCGTGGTCCGGAGGCATTCGCTAGCTGGAATAGCGACACGACGTCGCCGTTCGAGCGGATGCGCGTTCTTGACCCGGCGCCGAGCCGCCGCACGATCGCGGCTATTCTGAAAGGTGTCACAAACCAGTTCCCTGCACTAACGGGCATCGAAGTCGCCGACAGTTGGGGAGGCTATGTGGATTGTACGCCGGACGCGGTACCGGTCATCTCGCAGGCCGATGGTGTGAAAGGCCTTTACCTGGCCGCGGGCGGTTCCGGCCACGGCTTCGGGCTCGGGCCGGGCATCGGCCGTCTGGCAGCCGACCTGGTTGCCAATGATACACCCTGTGTCGACCCCGCGCCCTTCCGGCTGTCGCGCTTCTTTGACGGCTCCAGAATCAAGGTGGGCGGAATCTGA
- a CDS encoding DSD1 family PLP-dependent enzyme, whose amino-acid sequence MVLATIDPTTRLAASTSLEDLETPCLVLHADRMDRNVQRLRSRLDAMGVSLRPHLKTAKSIEVARRVMSSPEGPATVSTLKEAEQFAAAGVRDIIYAVGIAPAKLARVAELRASGVDLVVTLDTVLQAQAVAEASRQSGTRIPAIIEIDCDGHRSGVRPTDQAQLVEIGQALTAGAELRGVLTHAGDSYKGGGVEALRLYAETERLAVVEAARILRNAGLPCPVVSVGSTPTAHHATDLAGVTEVRAGVFVFFDLVMAGLGVCQIDDIALSVLATVIGHQREKGWIITDGGWMSLSRDRGTGKQAADQGYGLVCDMDGAPYHDIIVADANQEHGIIAVRPGSNARLPDLAVGDRVRILPNHACATAAQHETYHVVRGRSHAVEARWTRFGGW is encoded by the coding sequence ATGGTCCTAGCGACGATCGACCCGACCACCCGGCTGGCCGCCTCGACCAGCCTTGAGGACCTGGAAACACCCTGTTTGGTCCTGCACGCCGACCGAATGGACAGGAATGTTCAGCGGCTCAGGAGCCGACTTGACGCCATGGGAGTGTCACTCCGGCCCCATTTGAAGACCGCTAAGTCGATCGAAGTCGCACGGCGGGTGATGAGCTCGCCGGAGGGGCCGGCGACCGTCTCTACCCTGAAGGAGGCTGAACAGTTCGCGGCGGCAGGCGTCCGGGACATAATCTATGCGGTCGGCATCGCCCCAGCGAAGCTCGCGCGTGTCGCGGAACTGCGGGCGAGCGGCGTCGATCTCGTCGTCACTCTGGATACTGTTCTGCAGGCACAAGCGGTGGCCGAGGCGTCTCGGCAGAGCGGGACGCGCATCCCGGCCATAATCGAGATCGATTGCGACGGCCACCGCTCCGGTGTGCGACCTACTGACCAGGCGCAGCTGGTGGAAATCGGGCAGGCGTTGACGGCAGGTGCCGAGCTGCGTGGCGTGCTCACCCATGCCGGCGACAGCTATAAGGGCGGAGGTGTCGAGGCGCTGCGGCTCTACGCGGAAACGGAACGATTGGCCGTCGTGGAGGCCGCGCGCATTTTGCGGAACGCGGGGCTGCCCTGCCCGGTCGTCAGCGTCGGCTCGACCCCGACGGCCCATCACGCAACGGATCTTGCTGGAGTGACGGAAGTCCGCGCGGGCGTGTTCGTCTTCTTCGACCTGGTGATGGCTGGGCTTGGTGTTTGCCAAATCGACGATATCGCGCTCAGCGTGCTCGCAACCGTCATCGGACACCAGCGCGAGAAAGGCTGGATCATAACCGATGGCGGATGGATGTCTCTGTCGCGGGACCGCGGCACTGGCAAGCAGGCCGCCGACCAGGGCTATGGCCTGGTCTGTGACATGGATGGCGCGCCCTATCATGACATCATCGTTGCCGACGCGAACCAGGAACATGGAATCATAGCGGTGCGCCCCGGATCGAATGCACGACTCCCGGATCTGGCGGTCGGAGACCGGGTGCGGATCCTGCCGAATCACGCCTGTGCGACCGCTGCGCAGCACGAAACGTATCACGTGGTCCGCGGCCGCTCGCACGCTGTCGAGGCCCGTTGGACCCGCTTTGGAGGCTGGTGA
- a CDS encoding aldehyde dehydrogenase family protein produces the protein MTITERGTQFYIGGEWQEHADATSLPVVDPASERVIGHIAAGEANHVDLAVAAARKAFPAFSQSSVPERLELLGRVHSLLKERAELFAEALVMEMGAAISFARASQVPFAAEHIRVQMEVLENYRFVTVDGRTATAKEPIGVCALITPWNWPLYQITAKLAPAIAAGCTVVLKPSELSPYSALLFAQLMHDAGTPPGVFNLVNGTGESVGAALSSHPEVDMISITGSTRAGVLVAQAAAPTVKRVVQELGGKSPNILLNDADFAEAVPKGVLAGMRNVGQSCSAPTRMLVPAHRLAEVEDLASKTAHAIRVGDPRDPATAMGPIANRAQYERVQTMIRAGIDEGAKLLCGGLGRPAGLDRGFFTQPTIFSEVRPEMRVAREEIFGPVLAIMPYRDEEEAITIANDTVYGLGAHVQSPDPERARRVAARIRAGQVHINYPAWDGTAAFGGYKHSGNGREYGVHGLEEYLETKSILGY, from the coding sequence ATGACGATAACCGAACGAGGAACCCAGTTCTATATTGGCGGGGAGTGGCAAGAACACGCGGACGCAACAAGTCTGCCCGTCGTTGATCCCGCCTCGGAACGGGTTATCGGCCATATCGCCGCCGGAGAGGCAAACCACGTCGATCTCGCGGTTGCGGCAGCGCGCAAGGCCTTCCCGGCCTTCTCTCAATCATCTGTGCCCGAGAGGCTTGAGCTCCTCGGCAGGGTGCATTCGCTCCTGAAGGAGAGAGCGGAGCTGTTCGCCGAGGCGCTCGTGATGGAGATGGGGGCGGCGATCAGCTTTGCGCGGGCCTCGCAGGTTCCTTTTGCCGCGGAACACATTCGTGTCCAGATGGAGGTGCTCGAGAACTACCGGTTCGTGACGGTCGATGGGCGCACCGCAACGGCCAAGGAGCCGATCGGCGTTTGCGCCCTGATCACCCCGTGGAACTGGCCACTCTACCAGATCACCGCCAAGCTTGCCCCAGCGATCGCGGCGGGCTGCACCGTCGTCCTCAAACCCAGTGAGCTGTCCCCCTACAGCGCCTTGCTCTTCGCCCAACTGATGCATGATGCCGGCACTCCGCCAGGCGTGTTCAACCTGGTCAATGGCACTGGAGAGAGTGTCGGCGCAGCTCTCTCCAGCCACCCAGAGGTCGACATGATCTCGATCACCGGCTCGACGCGTGCGGGGGTACTCGTCGCGCAGGCGGCGGCCCCGACGGTCAAGCGGGTGGTCCAGGAACTTGGCGGCAAGTCCCCCAACATCCTGCTGAATGATGCTGATTTCGCCGAGGCGGTACCAAAAGGCGTCCTTGCCGGAATGCGCAATGTCGGCCAGTCGTGCAGCGCCCCGACACGCATGCTCGTGCCCGCCCATCGGCTCGCCGAGGTCGAGGATCTGGCCAGCAAAACCGCACATGCCATCCGCGTCGGCGATCCGAGGGATCCGGCGACCGCAATGGGGCCCATCGCCAATCGCGCCCAGTATGAGCGGGTGCAGACCATGATCCGGGCGGGAATCGACGAAGGCGCGAAGCTCCTGTGCGGCGGACTGGGACGCCCGGCAGGTCTCGATCGAGGTTTCTTCACGCAGCCGACGATTTTTTCCGAGGTTCGGCCAGAGATGCGCGTTGCTCGCGAGGAGATCTTTGGGCCGGTCCTTGCGATCATGCCCTACCGGGACGAAGAAGAGGCAATCACGATCGCCAACGACACGGTCTATGGACTGGGAGCCCATGTCCAGTCCCCGGATCCGGAGCGGGCTCGACGAGTCGCCGCGCGGATCCGCGCCGGGCAGGTTCACATCAACTATCCGGCGTGGGACGGGACGGCCGCGTTCGGTGGCTACAAGCACTCGGGCAATGGGCGCGAATATGGCGTGCACGGGCTTGAGGAGTATCTCGAGACGAAGTCCATTCTGGGCTATTGA
- a CDS encoding phosphotransferase yields MAVFTELSDEDRQSITAAYGFMSLLSVIGIADGDTETTYLFRAQEGEFIVTLFENGAQPLDLEKAFETMEELHRKGVPCPKPLRTVDGHATCRAAGRLVAVVSFVPGSSSTIAGAAKCRSLGRVMAQIHTVLERKVKRTSADLPTGAVHGALARENVFFLGEDVSGVINFRLRHETNGELNKERARALLQGYEEVRGLTGAEREALPGFIMASTSKRFASQKERAFLPEIAVVAYRSVTPEITG; encoded by the coding sequence ATGGCTGTTTTTACAGAGCTCTCTGACGAAGATCGCCAATCGATCACTGCAGCCTATGGTTTTATGTCGCTCTTGTCAGTGATTGGGATCGCTGACGGCGACACTGAGACCACCTACCTGTTTCGCGCCCAGGAAGGCGAATTCATCGTTACGCTTTTCGAGAACGGAGCCCAGCCCTTAGATCTCGAAAAAGCCTTCGAAACCATGGAGGAGCTCCATCGAAAGGGCGTCCCCTGCCCCAAACCGCTGCGCACCGTCGATGGCCACGCCACGTGCCGGGCCGCGGGTCGATTGGTTGCCGTCGTCAGCTTCGTACCGGGTTCCTCATCCACCATTGCAGGCGCGGCAAAATGCCGAAGCCTGGGTCGTGTGATGGCTCAAATCCATACTGTCTTGGAACGAAAGGTAAAGCGCACATCAGCGGATCTTCCAACTGGGGCAGTTCATGGCGCGTTGGCCCGAGAGAATGTCTTTTTTCTTGGAGAGGACGTAAGCGGGGTCATTAATTTCAGGCTGCGGCACGAAACCAACGGCGAACTGAACAAGGAGCGGGCGCGCGCCCTGCTGCAGGGTTATGAAGAGGTTCGAGGCCTGACCGGCGCGGAAAGGGAGGCATTGCCAGGCTTCATAATGGCTTCGACATCGAAGCGATTTGCGAGCCAGAAGGAAAGAGCCTTCCTACCGGAAATCGCCGTGGTAGCGTATCGATCGGTAACGCCCGAAATCACAGGCTAA
- a CDS encoding LysR family transcriptional regulator — MLTSDDLAFFSVLTGSKSLAESARKLNVTPPAVTQRLRALEEKVGVRLIDRSGRRLRLTEEGSLVASHSVIVSETIDSLAEALADRRGAVRGHLRVAAPHGFGRLYVAPVVEAFAREHGGATATLQLSDHPAALLVESYDVVVHIGAPGHLDQVVTTLAPNPRILCASPRYLDSASPISTPADLAQHRCLAVRENDEDVTLWRFKGPRQEMATVRVNPVMSSNDGAVIREWALAGQGIMIRSEWNVAEDLADGRLQQVLPNWKLPPADIVAMLGSRHGRSARTTAFLTMLRQALKPPPWQAACAEPGGQ, encoded by the coding sequence ATGTTGACGTCCGATGACCTTGCCTTCTTTTCGGTGCTGACAGGCTCGAAATCTCTCGCGGAAAGCGCGAGAAAGCTGAACGTTACGCCTCCGGCAGTGACACAGCGCCTGCGAGCGCTGGAAGAGAAAGTCGGGGTGCGGCTGATCGATCGGTCCGGACGGCGGCTGCGCCTCACGGAAGAGGGCTCGCTGGTTGCTTCTCACAGCGTTATCGTCAGCGAGACCATCGATTCGCTTGCCGAAGCCCTAGCTGATCGCAGAGGCGCGGTTCGCGGGCACCTCAGGGTCGCCGCACCACACGGCTTTGGACGGCTCTATGTGGCCCCGGTCGTGGAAGCGTTCGCACGAGAGCACGGCGGCGCGACCGCTACGCTGCAGTTGTCCGATCATCCGGCGGCTCTGCTCGTCGAAAGCTATGATGTCGTTGTTCACATTGGGGCGCCGGGGCATCTGGACCAGGTCGTCACGACACTGGCGCCGAACCCTCGAATACTCTGCGCAAGTCCGAGGTACCTCGACTCGGCATCACCGATTTCAACGCCCGCTGATCTTGCTCAGCATCGCTGTCTTGCCGTTCGGGAAAACGACGAGGACGTGACGCTGTGGCGCTTCAAGGGGCCGCGACAGGAGATGGCGACGGTGCGCGTCAATCCGGTCATGTCGAGCAACGATGGTGCCGTCATCCGCGAGTGGGCGCTTGCCGGTCAGGGCATCATGATCCGTTCCGAGTGGAACGTGGCAGAAGATCTCGCTGACGGACGGCTGCAGCAGGTGCTGCCCAACTGGAAGCTCCCACCGGCCGACATCGTCGCGATGCTCGGCTCGCGTCACGGGCGAAGCGCCCGGACTACTGCTTTCCTGACGATGCTTCGACAAGCGCTGAAGCCGCCGCCCTGGCAAGCGGCTTGTGCGGAACCGGGTGGTCAATAG
- a CDS encoding Lrp/AsnC family transcriptional regulator, with product MKYLLDRTDEQILVELKANARISHAELSAKVNLSRNAVRVRIERLEREGFIKGYTIVTGDGGSSQHVTTALIFVYRHDRMRGGDVIQALRKIPEVVACDVMTGDFDLLVRVESPEADRIRQIWQQIAEMPGVRDTLTAFALSSVIRK from the coding sequence ATGAAATATCTTCTCGATCGAACCGACGAACAGATACTTGTCGAATTGAAGGCCAACGCCCGGATCTCGCACGCGGAGTTGTCGGCGAAGGTGAATCTCTCGCGTAACGCCGTGCGAGTGCGGATCGAACGACTTGAGCGCGAAGGCTTCATTAAAGGATATACGATCGTCACCGGCGATGGGGGGAGTAGCCAGCACGTTACGACCGCACTGATCTTCGTCTATCGGCACGATCGCATGAGGGGCGGCGACGTTATTCAAGCGCTGCGGAAAATCCCGGAAGTCGTGGCTTGCGACGTTATGACCGGCGACTTCGATCTCCTCGTCAGGGTCGAGTCTCCCGAGGCCGACCGCATCCGGCAGATTTGGCAGCAGATAGCCGAGATGCCGGGGGTGCGCGATACCCTGACTGCGTTTGCCCTCTCCTCTGTAATCCGGAAATAG
- a CDS encoding aspartate ammonia-lyase, with translation MGTVRIEADLIGSLPIPRNVLYGVHTRRAELNFDVSGLRLKDFPELIQSMATVKKAAALANAELGLLPVEKAWAISEACDDLIELKGVDENFPIDMMQGGAGTSTNMNVNEVVTNLALLKLGADVGDYAKLHPNDDVNLSQSTNDVYPTALRLTILRACDGLIASQVGLRGAFRAKASQYAAALKVGRTQLQDAVPMTVGQEFEAFAELLDEDIIQLQSASKLLKEVNLGGSAIGTSINVPPGFSGAACVHLTQISGIDVFPARNLIEATSDAGGFVSFSGVLKRIAVKLTKICNDLRLLSSGPRGGLGEIRLPPMQAGSSIMPGKVNPVIPEMMNQIGFQVIGNDLTVTLAASAGQLQLNAMEPVMVLNILQSMRMLTRGMDIFKQRCIDGIEVDVDRCKALLDQSLVLATPLAMLIGYSKAAYLSKKALTEKRELRQVVEEEGILAPGQIDELFEGSSDFANTSLSSSV, from the coding sequence ATGGGAACTGTACGCATAGAGGCCGACTTGATCGGGTCTCTTCCGATCCCTCGTAATGTTCTGTACGGCGTCCACACTCGTCGAGCCGAGCTCAACTTCGACGTTTCGGGCCTTCGGCTGAAAGACTTTCCCGAACTTATCCAATCTATGGCTACGGTCAAGAAAGCGGCCGCTCTCGCGAACGCTGAGCTTGGTCTTCTGCCGGTGGAAAAAGCATGGGCGATCTCCGAAGCCTGCGATGATCTCATCGAATTGAAGGGTGTCGATGAGAACTTCCCGATCGATATGATGCAGGGCGGCGCTGGGACGTCGACGAATATGAATGTTAATGAGGTGGTAACGAACCTGGCGCTCTTGAAGCTCGGGGCCGATGTCGGCGATTACGCAAAGCTGCATCCCAATGATGATGTGAACCTTTCCCAGTCGACCAACGATGTCTATCCCACCGCGCTCCGTCTGACCATACTTCGCGCTTGTGACGGGCTGATAGCGTCCCAGGTCGGCTTGCGCGGCGCATTCCGTGCAAAGGCAAGTCAGTATGCGGCTGCGTTGAAGGTCGGCCGCACTCAGTTGCAGGATGCTGTTCCGATGACAGTAGGGCAGGAATTTGAAGCGTTCGCGGAGCTCCTCGACGAAGATATCATCCAACTGCAGTCAGCTTCCAAGCTGTTGAAAGAGGTCAATCTCGGTGGATCTGCAATCGGCACCTCAATCAACGTCCCTCCCGGATTTTCCGGCGCAGCTTGCGTGCACCTTACGCAGATCTCGGGAATCGACGTCTTTCCGGCCCGAAACCTGATTGAGGCCACATCTGATGCGGGCGGGTTCGTTTCGTTCTCCGGTGTTCTGAAACGAATCGCAGTGAAGCTGACTAAGATCTGCAATGACTTACGTCTACTGAGCAGTGGACCTCGCGGGGGCCTGGGTGAAATCCGACTGCCGCCTATGCAAGCGGGATCCTCAATCATGCCCGGCAAAGTCAATCCCGTCATTCCGGAAATGATGAACCAGATCGGGTTCCAGGTTATCGGAAATGATCTCACGGTAACGCTCGCGGCCAGCGCGGGGCAGTTGCAACTGAATGCAATGGAGCCAGTGATGGTTCTCAACATCCTTCAATCCATGCGGATGCTGACGCGGGGGATGGATATTTTTAAGCAGCGATGCATCGACGGAATTGAAGTCGACGTCGACCGCTGTAAAGCCCTCCTGGACCAGTCTCTCGTGCTCGCGACGCCGTTGGCAATGCTTATCGGGTATAGCAAGGCAGCGTATCTTTCCAAAAAGGCGCTGACTGAAAAGCGGGAATTGCGGCAGGTCGTGGAAGAGGAAGGAATTTTGGCGCCTGGCCAAATTGACGAGCTCTTTGAAGGCAGCTCGGATTTCGCAAATACTTCGCTGAGTTCATCGGTCTGA
- a CDS encoding aldehyde dehydrogenase family protein — translation MQSLAFSKKTSVDEIIISNPFDGSFVGTVSETNSDSVYLLLQRANRGAQIARFLPRHKRSAILEKSAATVEARKEEFALLIVREAGKTITQARKEATRCVNTLKLSADEAKRNAGEVIPFDSYGGSESRQGWYTREPLGIITAITPYNDPLNLVAHKLGPAIAGGNAILLKPSELTPLSAIKLVEVLLESGLPEEVITVAVGGADLGKALVSAKDVRMVSFTGGFSTGEAIAKSAGIKKLAMDLGGNAPVIVMEDSDFDAAVQGCVSGAYWAAGQNCIGTQRILVQRPIYERFKAEFVAQTAKLKTGNPLEADTDVGPMISEKAVSRAAAMVERAIAAGATLLCGHRPSGNLYPPTVLENVPATCDLWNEEVFAPIAILQTFDELEEAIRLANSPEYSLHAGIFTNDLEEALDAANQIDAGGVMINDSSDYRFDAMPFGGFKYGSMGREGVRFAYEDMTQPKVVCINRLKR, via the coding sequence ATGCAGAGCCTCGCCTTCAGCAAGAAGACATCCGTGGACGAGATCATTATCAGCAATCCCTTCGACGGCAGCTTTGTCGGAACAGTCTCTGAGACCAATTCCGACAGTGTGTACCTGCTGCTTCAGCGCGCCAATCGGGGTGCGCAGATCGCGCGGTTCCTGCCCCGTCATAAGCGCTCCGCAATCCTGGAAAAGTCGGCAGCGACCGTTGAAGCCCGCAAGGAAGAATTTGCACTCCTTATCGTGCGGGAGGCGGGGAAGACAATCACCCAGGCCCGCAAAGAAGCTACGCGGTGCGTCAATACTTTGAAGCTCTCGGCGGACGAAGCCAAGCGGAATGCTGGCGAGGTGATCCCCTTCGATTCCTATGGCGGCTCGGAATCCCGTCAAGGCTGGTACACACGGGAGCCGCTCGGCATCATCACTGCAATCACACCTTACAATGACCCGCTCAATCTCGTGGCCCACAAGCTCGGCCCGGCTATCGCCGGCGGCAATGCGATACTCCTGAAGCCGTCGGAGCTTACGCCTCTCTCGGCCATCAAGCTGGTGGAAGTGCTGCTCGAAAGCGGGTTGCCGGAGGAAGTCATCACGGTAGCTGTCGGCGGGGCGGATCTGGGCAAAGCCCTCGTCTCGGCCAAGGACGTCCGGATGGTCTCCTTCACGGGTGGTTTTTCCACCGGCGAGGCCATCGCAAAGAGTGCCGGCATCAAGAAGCTCGCGATGGATCTCGGCGGAAATGCACCGGTTATCGTCATGGAAGACAGCGATTTTGACGCGGCGGTTCAAGGGTGCGTGTCGGGTGCCTACTGGGCGGCGGGCCAGAACTGCATCGGCACGCAGCGGATTCTGGTCCAGCGACCGATCTATGAACGGTTCAAAGCAGAGTTCGTGGCTCAGACTGCAAAGCTCAAGACCGGCAATCCGTTGGAAGCAGACACTGACGTGGGGCCGATGATTTCCGAAAAGGCGGTCAGCCGAGCTGCTGCCATGGTCGAGCGCGCAATCGCCGCTGGCGCCACTCTCCTTTGCGGGCATAGGCCCTCCGGCAATCTTTACCCTCCAACAGTGCTGGAGAACGTGCCAGCAACGTGCGACCTGTGGAATGAGGAGGTCTTTGCACCGATTGCCATCCTGCAGACGTTCGATGAACTGGAGGAGGCAATCCGGTTGGCAAACAGCCCGGAATACAGCCTCCACGCTGGTATCTTCACCAACGATCTGGAGGAGGCTCTCGATGCCGCCAATCAAATCGACGCCGGGGGTGTCATGATCAATGACTCGTCCGACTATCGGTTCGACGCGATGCCCTTTGGCGGCTTCAAATACGGCAGCATGGGACGTGAAGGCGTTCGGTTTGCCTACGAAGACATGACCCAGCCGAAGGTCGTCTGCATCAATCGGCTGAAGCGGTAG
- a CDS encoding RidA family protein, whose amino-acid sequence MPKSMTVNTDRAPSPAGHYSQAKLVGQHLYISGQLPIRPGGEALPDDSFETQAVQALDNLLAILEAAGGTPADLVRVTAYIVGVANWPRFNQVYSARLGDSRPARTVVPVPELHYGYLVEVDAIAVIASDAPAGGAGNSAV is encoded by the coding sequence ATGCCCAAATCCATGACAGTGAATACCGATCGAGCGCCAAGCCCGGCGGGCCACTACTCACAAGCGAAGCTCGTCGGTCAGCACCTCTACATTTCGGGCCAGCTGCCGATCCGACCGGGTGGAGAAGCCCTGCCGGACGACAGCTTCGAGACCCAGGCGGTACAGGCCCTCGACAACCTGCTGGCGATCCTTGAAGCCGCAGGCGGAACCCCGGCCGATCTCGTCAGGGTGACCGCCTACATCGTCGGCGTGGCCAATTGGCCCCGCTTCAACCAGGTTTATTCGGCGCGACTAGGGGATTCCCGCCCGGCTCGCACCGTCGTTCCGGTGCCGGAACTGCACTATGGATATCTCGTCGAAGTCGATGCGATAGCCGTCATTGCCTCAGATGCTCCTGCCGGAGGGGCAGGAAACAGTGCCGTTTAG